One Aphidius gifuensis isolate YNYX2018 linkage group LG5, ASM1490517v1, whole genome shotgun sequence genomic region harbors:
- the LOC122857180 gene encoding protein jim lovell, giving the protein MSSTAESPDGGLALQSHYSLRWNNHQNHILQAFEALLHAELLVDVTLVCSESSIRAHKVVLSACSPFFERIFAEHPCKHPVIVLKDFPGREVGALVDFMYRGEVRVGRDDLPGLMRAAESLQVRGLALSQQRPVSPIDTEIETPSSDILINEPLTPDNIINNNNNSNNNNNNEQIIDDEDEDDDEDHHHHHNNINFTIRDLRESCGSPLLPRRKQARPRRRSGELIPQDLSRPHPPSSLSPSISNINISPIDNNKKSQNNNYQKNLITTTTTTSSSTTTASSTLPSVTCPTNDLLNMTNKKLTVNINRNQLSPLINDTNDDVAENLSMKRSISPSLSDTNHHQQQQQQQQQQQLHHSHHHHLHHHGIKTESESASSPRGSPSTGTSQHPDNSINDLPTASLPSISALSLTPPHHHSEYLASLGQFAAHWLPNNTQNQGHHHSHHSHHHQQQQQQQQQRDGSPQGHNRNINNPYHSQQQQQQQQQQQQQQESRRSIGVFSIDQMSPLSSSGTLFSHTSGIDRTSLLADIHDSFKPETLHGLFGGNIGGHHISKKSKKQRDSDSARRWSEHSRGGMPIGRPKGQHSAPRGGPPRSWTNAELTEALQHVWNKKMTTSQASRMFGIPYNSLLMYVRGKYGKSLKLEQLRRDCTGTTTNDVINNINNNLKLQQQTSLTHTIGGLTHHDDNNYSHHSLLSANLQQNFFPDFVNTNFPVPVSMVHLLPPSEQKNYDNPNCTGPPGTSDIQSRSPSPNNHDIIPQSAQSAPALLQQNGAE; this is encoded by the exons atgtcaagcACCGCGGAAAGTCCCGACGGTGGACTGGCACTGCAGTCACACTATTCATTACGATGGAATAATCATCAGAATCATATATTACAAGCATTTGAGGCATTATTACATGCTGAATTACTCGTCGATGTCACTCTCGTTTGTTCAGAAAGTAGTATCAGAGCACACAAGGTTGTTCTTAGTGCATGCAg cCCATTTTTTGAGAGGATATTTGCTGAACATCCATGTAAACATCCGGTGATAGTATTGAAGGATTTTCCTGGTCGTGAAGTTGGAGCTCTTGTTGATTTTATGTATCGTGGTGAGGTACGTGTTGGACGTGATGATTTACCTGGTTTAATGAGAGCTGCTGAAAGTTTACAAGTACGTGGTTTAGCATTATCACAACAACGTCCAGTGTCACCAATTGATACTGAAATTGAAACACCATCATcagatatattaataaatgaaccaTTAACAccagataatattattaataataataataatagtaataacaacaataataatgaacaaataattgatgatgaagatgaggatgatgatgaag atcatcatcatcatcataataatataaattttacaatacgTGATTTACGTGAATCATGTGGTTCACCATTATTACCAAGAAGAAAACAAGCAAGACCACGTAGAAGATCTGGTGAATTAATACCACAAGATTTAAGTAGACCACATCCACCATCAAGTTTAAGTCCATCAAtaagtaatattaatatatcaccaattgataataataaaaaatcacaaaataataattatcaaaaaaatttaataacaaccacaacaacaacatcatcatcaacaacaacagcatcatcaaCGTTACCATCAGTAACATGTCcaacaaatgatttattaaatatgacaaataaaaaattaactgttaatattaatagaaATCAATTGAGTCCATTGATTAATGATACAAATGATGATGTtgctgaaaatttatcaatgaaacgTTCAATATCACCCTCATTATCAGATacaaatcatcatcaacaacaacagcaacaacaacaacaacaacaacttcatcattctcatcatcatcatctacatCATCATGGAATTAAGACTGAAAGTGAGTCAGCAAGTAGTCCACGTGGTTCACCATCAACTGGTACAAGTCAACATCcagataattcaataaatgatttaCCAACAGCAAGTTTACCATCAATAAGTGCATTATCATTAACACCACCACATCATCATAGTGAATATTTAGCAAGTCTTGGACAATTTGCTGCTCATTGGTTaccaaataatacacaaaatCAAGGACATCATCATTCACATCATtcacatcatcatcagcagcagcaacaacaacaacaacaacgggATGGTAGTCCACAAGGAcataatagaaatattaataatcctTATCattcacaacaacaacaacagcaacaacagcagcaacaacaacaacaagaatcACGTAGATCAATTGgtgtattttcaattgatcaaATGTCACCATTATCATCAAGTGGTACATTATTTTCTCATACAAGTGGTATTGATAGAACATCATTGTTAGCTGATATACATGATAGTTTTAAACCAGAAACATTACATGGTTTATTTGGTGGTAATATTGGTGGTCATCATATtagtaaaaaatcaaaaaaacaacgtGATAGTGATAGTGCTAGAAGATGGAGTGAACATAGTAGAGGTGGTATGCCAATTGGTAGACCAAAAGGACAACATTCAGCACCACGTGGTGGTCCACCACGTTCATGGACAAATGCTGAATTAACTGAAGCATTACAACATgtatggaataaaaaaatgacaacatCACAAGCAAGTAGAATGTTTGGTATACCATATAACAGTTTATTAATGTATGTTAGAGGTAAATATGGTAAAAGTTTAAAACTTGAACAATTAAGAAGGGATTGTACTGgtacaacaacaaatgatgttattaataatataaataataatttaaaattacaacaacaaacaTCATTAACACATACTATTGGTGGTTTAACAcatcatgatgataataattattcacatCATTCATTATTAAGTGctaatttacaacaaaatttttttcctgatTTTGTTAATACAAATTTTCCAGTACCAGTATCAATGGTACATTTATTACCACCaagtgaacaaaaaaattatgataatccAAATTGTACGGGACCACCTGGAACAAGTGATATACAATCAAGATCACCATCACCAAATAATCATGATATTATACCACAATCAGCACAATCAGCACCGGCATTGTTACAACAAAATGGTGCTGAATga